In one Neobacillus sp. WH10 genomic region, the following are encoded:
- a CDS encoding response regulator: MKFLIVDDSPTIRVMLSNIIEEEELGTVAGEAVDGSEVYADILAEQGIDILIIDLLMPNRDGIETIREIAPFFRGKIIMISQVETKDMIGEAYSLGVDHYITKPINRCEVVNILKKVSNQLQLEKSLTDIQKSLSFLTNHSQKKSPERLKHSTQNPIIQSGKNILYELGIIGESGCKDLLDILAILSQLEKGGVRETPSLKDLYEKVVDKRLGHSSPQQELKKEIKAVEQRIRRAIHQALQGIASLGLTDYSNPKFEHYSSSFFDYTQVRMKMFELEGKIQDEYGHCRINIKKFIQALYLEAKS, encoded by the coding sequence TTGAAATTTCTAATTGTCGATGATTCCCCCACGATTCGGGTAATGCTTTCTAATATTATTGAAGAAGAAGAATTGGGGACCGTAGCAGGAGAGGCAGTGGATGGTTCTGAGGTTTATGCAGATATTCTTGCTGAACAAGGAATAGACATCCTGATAATCGACTTACTAATGCCAAACCGTGATGGAATTGAAACGATTAGGGAAATTGCTCCTTTCTTCCGTGGAAAAATTATTATGATTTCCCAGGTTGAAACAAAGGATATGATTGGTGAAGCCTATTCGTTAGGGGTTGATCACTATATTACAAAGCCAATTAACCGTTGTGAAGTCGTCAACATCTTAAAGAAGGTATCCAATCAACTGCAACTAGAAAAATCGCTAACAGACATTCAAAAATCATTAAGCTTTTTAACAAACCATTCGCAAAAGAAAAGTCCTGAAAGACTTAAACACTCGACTCAAAATCCAATTATTCAATCTGGAAAGAACATCCTGTATGAGCTTGGTATTATTGGAGAGAGTGGTTGTAAGGATCTGCTTGATATTTTAGCGATATTATCACAATTAGAAAAAGGCGGGGTACGTGAAACACCGTCTCTAAAGGATTTATATGAAAAAGTAGTTGATAAACGTCTTGGACACTCCTCTCCGCAACAGGAGCTTAAAAAAGAAATAAAAGCGGTTGAGCAGCGTATCCGCCGTGCCATCCATCAAGCACTTCAGGGTATTGCTTCACTTGGGCTTACCGATTACAGCAATCCAAAGTTTGAACATTATTCATCCAGTTTCTTTGACTATACTCAAGTCCGAATGAAAATGTTCGAACTTGAAGGCAAAATCCAAGACGAATACGGTCATTGTCGGATTAATATTAAAAAATTTATTCAAGCTCTTTATTTAGAAGCAAAAAGTTAA